One Cedecea neteri DNA segment encodes these proteins:
- a CDS encoding YjaG family protein: MLQNPIHLRLEKLESWQHVTFMASLCERMYPNYAMFCQQTGFGDPQLYRKILDLVWETQTVKDAKVNFDSQLEKLEEAIPAADDYDIYGVYPAIDACVALSELIHSRLSGETLEHAIEVSKCSITSVAMLEMTQAGREMTDEELRANPAVEEEWDIQWEIFRLLADCEERDIELIKGLRADLREAGISNIGINLQQ, encoded by the coding sequence ATGTTACAGAACCCTATTCATTTACGCCTGGAGAAGCTGGAAAGCTGGCAGCACGTCACTTTTATGGCTTCTTTGTGCGAGCGTATGTACCCGAACTACGCCATGTTTTGCCAGCAAACCGGCTTTGGCGATCCCCAGCTTTATCGCAAGATCCTTGACCTGGTTTGGGAAACCCAAACGGTGAAAGACGCCAAAGTGAACTTTGATAGTCAGTTAGAGAAACTTGAAGAGGCAATTCCTGCGGCTGACGACTATGATATTTACGGTGTCTATCCGGCGATTGACGCGTGCGTGGCGTTGAGTGAGCTTATTCACTCCCGTCTCTCGGGTGAAACGCTGGAGCACGCAATCGAAGTCAGTAAATGTTCAATCACTTCGGTGGCGATGCTGGAAATGACTCAGGCCGGTCGCGAAATGACCGACGAGGAGTTGAGAGCAAACCCGGCGGTAGAAGAAGAATGGGACATTCAGTGGGAGATTTTCCGGCTGCTGGCGGACTGCGAAGAACGCGATATTGAGCTCATTAAAGGGCTTCGTGCTGACCTCCGTGAGGCCGGCATCAGTAATATCGGTATAAATTTGCAGCAGTAA
- a CDS encoding DUF1481 domain-containing protein, with product MNSFNRGAFTPLLSVWRPLLALAGVLALTACSSNKLPPFTATGYVADQGVVRIWRKDNADESTHILTAFSPWQHGATTTGEYRWQGDKLTFIELNIQGKQPEHVKVRFDDHGDLSFMQREVNSQKQQLSNDQVALYQFNANRIRETSEALRIGHVVLRQGRWHQNGTVTTCEGETLSPKLDSASLSHIARRQSHSSLDVSIAWLEAPEGSQLLLVANQNFCSWQPKPGDF from the coding sequence GTGAACAGTTTTAACAGAGGGGCGTTTACGCCCCTTTTGTCCGTCTGGCGTCCACTACTGGCGCTGGCGGGTGTACTGGCGCTCACGGCATGCAGCAGTAACAAACTCCCTCCTTTTACCGCTACCGGCTATGTTGCCGATCAGGGCGTGGTGCGCATCTGGCGAAAAGACAACGCCGATGAATCCACCCATATCCTTACCGCGTTTAGCCCGTGGCAGCACGGCGCCACTACCACCGGTGAATACCGCTGGCAGGGTGACAAACTGACCTTTATCGAACTCAATATTCAGGGCAAGCAGCCGGAGCATGTCAAAGTCCGCTTTGACGACCACGGCGACCTGAGCTTTATGCAGCGGGAAGTGAATAGCCAGAAGCAGCAGCTTTCTAACGATCAGGTGGCTTTGTACCAGTTCAACGCCAATCGTATTCGTGAGACCAGCGAAGCGCTGCGCATCGGCCACGTTGTGCTGCGCCAGGGGCGCTGGCACCAGAACGGCACGGTAACGACCTGCGAAGGCGAAACATTATCGCCAAAGCTTGATAGCGCCTCCCTGAGCCATATAGCACGCCGTCAGAGCCACTCCTCCCTTGACGTCAGCATTGCCTGGCTGGAAGCCCCGGAAGGTTCACAGCTGCTGCTGGTGGCGAACCAGAACTTCTGCAGCTGGCAGCCTAAGCCTGGCGATTTCTAG
- a CDS encoding Rsd/AlgQ family anti-sigma factor, whose protein sequence is MLNQLANLTERVGGSNELVDHWLQARKHLLVAYYNMVGIKPNKESHTALDEKALDNFCHGLVDYLSSGHFSIYERIISNLEGSSPLLSAAQLYPQLEANTQQIMDLYDSHLENAIDRDSWVEFQQALSEIGECLGSRFTLEDKLVLLAIDNNLDGSASDPAGLASPA, encoded by the coding sequence ATGCTGAACCAGTTAGCCAATCTGACTGAGCGCGTTGGTGGTAGTAATGAGTTAGTTGACCATTGGCTGCAGGCCCGTAAGCACCTGTTGGTCGCCTATTACAACATGGTCGGGATCAAGCCTAACAAGGAATCGCACACCGCGCTCGACGAAAAAGCGTTAGACAATTTTTGCCACGGCCTGGTGGATTACCTCTCTTCCGGTCATTTCAGTATCTACGAGCGAATCATCAGCAACCTGGAAGGCAGTAGCCCGCTGCTAAGCGCAGCTCAGCTCTACCCTCAACTGGAAGCCAACACCCAGCAAATCATGGACCTCTACGACTCCCACCTGGAAAACGCCATCGACCGCGACAGCTGGGTCGAGTTTCAGCAGGCGCTGTCGGAGATTGGCGAGTGCCTGGGGTCCCGCTTCACCCTTGAAGATAAACTAGTCCTCCTGGCTATTGATAACAACCTCGACGGCAGCGCCAGCGATCCTGCCGGGCTGGCAAGTCCGGCTTGA
- the hupA gene encoding nucleoid-associated protein HU-alpha, with translation MNKTQLIDVIADKADLSKAQAKAALESTLAAITESLKEGDAVQLVGFGTFKVNHRAERTGRNPQTGKEIKIAAANVPAFVSGKALKDAVK, from the coding sequence ATGAACAAGACTCAACTGATTGATGTAATTGCTGACAAGGCTGACCTGTCTAAAGCACAGGCTAAAGCTGCTCTGGAATCCACTCTGGCTGCAATTACTGAGTCTCTGAAAGAAGGTGATGCTGTACAACTGGTTGGTTTCGGTACCTTCAAAGTGAACCACCGTGCTGAGCGCACTGGCCGCAACCCGCAGACCGGTAAAGAAATCAAAATTGCTGCTGCTAACGTGCCGGCATTTGTTTCTGGTAAAGCACTGAAAGACGCGGTTAAGTAA
- the nudC gene encoding NAD(+) diphosphatase: MERVIQNLDHGWWIVSHEQKIWLPQGDLPHGSAEEFQLVGTRALDIGEWEGEPVWLIRENRRSDMGSLRQLLDRDVGLFQLAGRGVQLAEFYRSHKYCGYCGHEMHFSKSEWAMLCGHCRERYYPQIAPCIIVAIRKDDHILLAQHTRHRNGVYTVLAGFVEVGETLEQAVAREVMEESSIQVKNLRYVTSQPWPFPQSLMTAFMADYHSGEIKIDPKELLDAGWYRYDQLPLLPPPGTVARRLIEDTVALCRADYE; encoded by the coding sequence ATGGAACGTGTTATTCAAAACTTAGATCATGGTTGGTGGATAGTCAGCCATGAGCAAAAAATATGGTTGCCGCAGGGTGACTTACCTCACGGCAGCGCGGAAGAATTTCAGCTCGTAGGCACCCGTGCTCTGGATATTGGTGAGTGGGAAGGTGAGCCCGTCTGGCTGATTCGTGAAAACCGCCGCTCGGACATGGGCTCGCTGCGCCAGCTTCTGGATCGCGATGTGGGCCTGTTCCAACTGGCCGGGCGAGGCGTTCAGCTGGCCGAGTTTTATCGCTCGCATAAGTATTGCGGTTACTGCGGCCATGAAATGCACTTCAGCAAAAGCGAATGGGCAATGCTCTGTGGGCACTGCCGGGAACGGTATTACCCGCAAATTGCCCCCTGCATTATTGTCGCTATCCGTAAGGACGATCATATCCTGCTGGCTCAGCACACGCGGCATCGCAACGGCGTTTACACCGTCCTGGCCGGATTTGTCGAGGTCGGCGAAACGCTGGAGCAGGCGGTAGCGCGCGAAGTCATGGAAGAGAGCAGTATTCAGGTGAAAAACCTGCGCTACGTGACTTCCCAGCCTTGGCCGTTCCCGCAGTCGCTAATGACCGCCTTTATGGCGGATTACCACAGCGGCGAAATCAAAATTGACCCGAAAGAACTGCTGGATGCGGGCTGGTATCGCTATGACCAACTGCCGCTATTGCCGCCGCCGGGCACCGTGGCACGCCGCTTAATTGAAGATACCGTCGCCCTGTGTCGCGCGGACTATGAATGA
- the hemE gene encoding uroporphyrinogen decarboxylase produces the protein MTELKNDRYLRALQRLPVDVTPVWMMRQAGRYLPEYKATRAQAGDFMSLCKNAELACEVTLQPLRRYALDAAILFSDILTIPDAMGLGLYFEAGEGPRFSSPIQSLADVQKLPIPDPEGELAYVMNAVRTIRRELKGEVPLIGFSGSPWTLATYMVEGGSSKAFTVIKKMMFADPKALHLLLDKLAQSVTLYLNAQIRAGAQSVMIFDTWGGVLSGRDYKEFSLYYMHKIVDGLLRENDGRRVPVTLFTKGGGQWLEAMAETGCDALGLDWTTDIADARRRVGHKVALQGNMDPSMLYAQPARIEEEVATILAGFGQGEGHVFNLGHGIHQDVPPEHAGVFVEAVHRLSAQYHRA, from the coding sequence ATGACTGAACTGAAGAACGATCGTTACCTGCGCGCCCTGCAGCGCTTGCCGGTAGATGTCACCCCGGTGTGGATGATGCGCCAGGCAGGGCGTTATTTGCCGGAATATAAGGCGACGCGCGCTCAGGCAGGTGACTTTATGTCGCTGTGCAAAAATGCTGAGCTGGCCTGCGAAGTCACCCTGCAACCGCTGCGCCGTTATGCGCTTGATGCGGCGATCCTCTTCTCGGACATTCTGACCATCCCGGACGCGATGGGGCTTGGGTTGTATTTTGAAGCCGGTGAAGGCCCACGCTTTAGCTCCCCGATTCAAAGCCTGGCCGATGTTCAAAAGCTGCCGATTCCCGATCCGGAAGGCGAGCTGGCATACGTGATGAACGCGGTGCGCACGATTCGTCGTGAACTGAAGGGCGAAGTGCCGCTGATTGGCTTCTCCGGCAGCCCGTGGACGCTGGCCACTTATATGGTGGAAGGCGGTAGCAGCAAAGCCTTCACCGTGATTAAGAAAATGATGTTTGCCGACCCGAAAGCGCTGCACCTGTTGCTGGACAAGTTGGCGCAGAGCGTGACGCTGTACCTGAATGCGCAAATCCGCGCGGGCGCGCAGTCGGTGATGATCTTTGACACCTGGGGCGGCGTGCTGAGCGGACGTGATTACAAAGAATTCTCGCTCTATTACATGCACAAAATCGTCGATGGCCTGCTGCGTGAAAACGATGGCCGCCGTGTGCCGGTGACGTTGTTCACCAAAGGCGGCGGGCAGTGGCTTGAAGCGATGGCGGAAACCGGGTGTGATGCACTGGGCCTCGACTGGACAACGGATATTGCAGATGCACGTCGCCGCGTAGGTCATAAAGTCGCGCTGCAGGGGAATATGGACCCTTCCATGCTCTACGCTCAGCCGGCACGCATCGAAGAAGAAGTTGCCACCATTCTGGCAGGTTTCGGGCAGGGGGAAGGGCACGTCTTTAACCTTGGGCATGGTATTCACCAGGATGTTCCGCCAGAGCATGCAGGCGTCTTTGTGGAAGCCGTGCATCGCCTGTCTGCGCAATATCACCGCGCTTAA
- the nfi gene encoding deoxyribonuclease V (cleaves DNA at apurinic or apyrimidinic sites), with protein sequence MDLTVLREQQLDLASKVIREDRLEQDPPRLIAGADVGFEQGGDVTRAAIVLLSYPSLELVEYQVARIATTMPYIPGFLSFREYPALLEAWGMLSQKPDLVFVDGHGISHPRRLGVASHFGLLVDVPTIGVAKKRLCGKFEPLGEEPAARAPLMDKGEQLAWVWRSKKRCNPLFISTGHRVSLDGALTWVERCMAGYRLPEPTRWADAVASGRPAFKRLQAIGR encoded by the coding sequence ATGGATCTCACCGTACTGCGAGAGCAACAGCTGGATCTGGCCTCAAAAGTGATCCGCGAAGATCGCCTTGAGCAGGATCCACCGCGGTTGATCGCCGGGGCCGATGTGGGGTTTGAACAAGGCGGAGACGTCACCCGCGCGGCCATCGTTTTGTTGAGCTATCCGTCTCTTGAGTTGGTTGAATATCAGGTGGCAAGAATTGCCACCACCATGCCTTATATCCCCGGTTTTTTATCCTTCCGCGAATATCCCGCGTTGCTTGAGGCGTGGGGGATGCTTTCACAGAAGCCCGATCTGGTGTTTGTGGACGGACACGGCATCTCGCATCCCCGTCGTTTAGGGGTTGCCAGCCATTTTGGGCTGCTGGTGGATGTGCCGACGATTGGCGTGGCGAAAAAGCGGTTGTGCGGGAAGTTTGAACCGTTGGGGGAAGAACCCGCCGCTCGTGCGCCGTTGATGGACAAAGGCGAGCAACTGGCGTGGGTCTGGCGCAGTAAAAAACGCTGTAATCCTTTGTTTATTTCTACCGGGCACCGCGTAAGCCTCGACGGCGCATTAACATGGGTCGAGCGCTGCATGGCCGGTTACCGTCTTCCGGAGCCAACCCGTTGGGCCGATGCCGTTGCCTCCGGGCGCCCGGCTTTTAAGCGCCTGCAAGCAATCGGCAGGTGA